DNA from Bacteroidales bacterium:
AGTTTGTCGATAAATTCAAGGAATCAGAAAAACTCAAACTTAGTATTTTGGTCACAGGACCAATTCCATTAGGTCAGTTTGATTATTTCGAAAAAGTATTAAAACGATTCAATATCTTATTAGAAGAAATACCAATAGAATTTCGTGAAAGGGTAAACCTTGCATTTATGTTCAGCGAACTTGATAAAGAAAGTTTTAAAAAACGGTTCGAAAACCCAATTGGTATTCCGGAGCTTTATAATATTGCTTCACTTATTTTATTACCAAGTAAAACAGAGGGCAGAGGTTTGCCAATTATTGAAGCAACAGCAACAGGAGTTCCTATTTTTTGCAACAGGTATTATCCCGAAAAAGTATATTCTGAAGTTATAGGAGAACATCTTCCTGAAAAAGACAGATTACGTGTTATTGAGTTTAACGGAAAAAAAGTCAAAAAATCAAATATTGAATCTATAACAAATCATGTTTTTTTCCCTCATAAATTTATTGATGAAGTGGAACACAACAACAAAGCTGTACTAAAACGTTATAGTATTGAAGCCCTTGAAAAAAATATAGAAAATATACTGTATAAATTATATTTACAATTAAAGCCCAATGAACAATATTTAAAATATACTATTGATGCAACAGAGGAATATAATAGAATAGTAAACTTTGTAAATGATGATTTACGATTTATTTTAAATACAAAAAACAGACAATATCTCGCAGGTTACGGAAAGCTTAGTTTTATGCTAAAATTAAAATCTCTCATTGACCCCAGTTATTTCAGAGTAGAAGAGCAGGAAATTAAAGGAATTGCTTTTGATTTTGCTAAACGTTTAATTAATAGTAATCCCGAAAAAGATAAAATACCTGTTGAAAAACTTTCAGAGTTTTATAATGCAGTGGATAATATTTTTTATTATAAAGAAGGTGAATATTCAATAAGACATGACCATTCGTTTGCATACAGACATAGAAATAAAAAACATTATCCTTATCAGGATTTAACACATCAAGAATTGTTGGGATTAGTTAATTTACTGCATATTAAAATAATTAATCCTGAGATTGATAATGAACCCGATTCCGGTGCTCACTTTTTTACCGACTGGAATTTAGCATTATCACAATTAACTTCAAGTGATTTTATTGCAATAGATGACAGGGAAAGACTTGTTAAAATGTTAAAAGCCAATTTGCCTATGGCATATTTTCCAAGCAAATTTGTCAAATATGAATTAGAAATATTTGTATTACAGCCGATTAGGGCAAGAATGAATCTTCCTTTACACATAGAGTTGACAGAAGACATAGTTAAAAAAAATCATGAAATAATTGCACCTGTTTATATTTTAGCACAGGAATTTTCACTTGGAAGGTGGTCAACCGCTGATGCAATTGAAAATTATATAATTAACGGAAAAGATAACGAACTAAGATTACTTTATAAATACAGCATTGTTCGTATTGTAAAAACCAAACAATTAAGTGTTGGTATTCATTTTGCACAACTTGGAAAAAGTGCATTACAAGTTTTAAAAAGTATAAAAGAGAAAAAAGGATTTATTATCACAAATCGCAGAAATGCTGTTGTAATGACCGATATTGTTGATATTGACCGATTCCATATCGGGCGTGTTTCTTTTAAGATAGCAGCAAATATTTTAGGCATACCTGAAGGTAGCGGATATATTCAGTTTGTTCCGGCTGGTGTTAGAACAAGCCTTGCATACCCGACACCTGTTCAGACAGCAAAAGACTTTTATGATATATTGAATAGTGATTTTTACAAGGAGTTATGTAATAAAATAGGAGAGGAGAAAGTATTATCGGAAATAAAAAAAGATGCTGAAACTAATGGTTCGCCTGTGAAGATTGTTCTTGAAAAACTTTCTAAGAAAAAAGAAAAAGGGAAAAGTGTCGAATATAAATTTGTAAGTGGTATTTATAAAGACAAATCACCATGGAATGGTGCAATGGCAAAAATAGGTAAAACCGAAAAAAAATTACAATTTTCAATAATATCAAGTACAGATAAAACAAAAAAAGTTACATCATTCATTAATGAATTTCAGGAAAAAACAGGAAAAAAAGCAAAAATTGCGTGGAATGGCGGATATATATTAAATCCCGAACTTGTAGGTAAGCTTGGATTACCCGAATCATATATTGGTTCGCCACTTGGATTGCTGATTTCCAATAATAAGTTAATAAGCGCTCCTTTATTCAACAAACCTGCATTTATTGTATATAATGATGGTAAAATAGATATTAAAAAAGTTAATAGTTCTAAAGGAATAATAATTAATGATAAAGATATATCAATTGAAATTAACAAGGATGGATACAATTTAAAAAATCCCCAAAATGAAGTTTGTTATTATGACCTGATGTATTGCGAAGAGTATATTAAAGGAAACAAAAGAATAATTGTTCGCTTGGCAGGAAATACAATTAAAGAGATAATTCATACAAAAATAAATGAAGACGTAAAAATTATTCCTGTTGGCTTAACAATATCATTTCCGAAAGATAAATTTCCAAAAACATGGAATAAAACAGAAAAAGAATTAGAAATAAAAATTAAAGGTATTGACAATATTTTGCATGCCGTAGAAGCCGGTCCAATGCTTGTTGAAGACAAGAAAAATTGCATAAATATGGAAAACGAAGGATGGAAAACAGGCTTTTCAATAGTTACACAGGCAGCAAGATTAGATTTTACCGATATGAGAGGTCCTAAAATTGCAATTGGCATTGATAAAAATGGAAATTTGACAGTTTTAACAATTAACGGACGAATACGTGAATCGGTTGGTGCTACACATATTGATATGGCTGATATAATGATAAAATTCGGAATGGAAAAAGCTATGGGTTTTGACCCCGGAGGCAGCAGCACTCTTGTTGTTGAAGGAAAAGTATTAAATATTTCGCCTTATAACAGTCAATACGAAAAAAATGTTTATTCTTTACCACCCGAACCAAGAGCTGTTGCAAATGCTGTTATTGGTTATGTTGATAATGAATAGAAAATAAGTAAAAACTTGGCAGGAATATATATTCACATACCATTCTGTAAGCAAAAATGCTATTACTGTGATTTTTATTCAACTACTAATCTCAAGTTGAAAGATGAATTAATTAAAAGTTTAATTATTGAACTTGAGTTACAAAAAGAATATCTTGGAAAAGAAATAATCAATACTATTTATTTTGGAGGAGGAACACCATCTGTACTTAATGTAAATGAGATAAAAAAAATAATCGGGAAAATCTATCAAATATTTCAGGTAAACGAAAAACCGGAAATTACAATGGAAGCTAACCCTGATGATTTGAATTTGAATTATATAAAACAACTTTCTAAAACACATATAAACAGGTTAAGTATAGGAATACAATCATTTTTTAATGATGACCTGAAATTAATGAACAGAAGACATAATGCAAATGAAGCGGTAAGAGCAGTTAAATATTGTCAGGATAAAGGATTTGGAAATATAAGTATTGATTTAATTTATGGTATTCCGGATTCAACAACAAATAAGTGGTTTATAAATTTACAAAAATCGTTTGAGCTTGATATTCAGCACATTTCAGCATATCACCTGACATTTGAACCAAAAACTGTTTTTACAAATTGGTTAGAAAAAGGAAAAATTAAACAGTTAAACGAAAATATAAGTGTAGAACAATACAATTTATTGATTTCCGAAACAAAAAAAACTGGATTTATAAATTATGAAATATCAAATTTTGGAAAAAAGAACCATTTTTCACAACACAATATCGGATACTGGGCGGATAAAAAATATCTTGGCATAGGTCCTTCTGCACATTCGTATGATAAAAACACAAGATATTGGAACATATCAAATGTCTCAAAATATATTCAATATTTAAAAAATAAAGAATTACCAAATGAAACAGAAAAACTTACAACAAAAACAAAATATAATGAATACATAATGACTTCTTTAAGAACAATGTGGGGAGCTGATATAAAAATTATAAAAGAAAAATTTAGTATAGATATATTGAAAAAATATCAGGAAATAAATGAAAAATATTTGAATACAAACAAAATTATTATTAGTGATAACAAGTTAATATTAACTGATAAAGGGAAAATTATTGCAGATAAAATTATTTCGGAATATTTTTTATGGTTCTGACATTTCTTTATATATTGTATAACCATCCTTTTTCACACTCAGCCTCAGCCTCAGCCTCAGCCTCAGCCTTTTAACAAAGATTATTTACTTGTAAAATTACCAATTAATTTAACAGAAGAACTATCATTATTCTGTGCTAAATTTATGATTAATAAAATAATCAACTATATCGAACTCAATTATTGGAACTAATGTATCCTGATAGTTATTTACTTCTTTCCGTATAAGCCCTATATATTCAACATAATATTCTTTTGAAA
Protein-coding regions in this window:
- a CDS encoding phosphodiester glycosidase family protein, yielding MKQRMTVKGMLSQIKNEKINTWFDLGLYIDSFKENKPVPTAEFKGNFDEFTSEINKGGIGFITFYYSIDGVTIEVEKYAQAFREKFKNVSVHYIAGKFYPESEKVIDPTTKKYQINEIKGFDDWTLYKDFFFTKLERGSKEYNALIIKFWKQVVTIVKKLGNYIEENDIQLLYLINVCSNPGNVSLSLATVLVSEYLGIPVINNNHDFYWEGGNREIDILQKGLKNGPRDFFLINSDVGEFFSQIEVLFPWSSRSWISVNINQGQSEHLIKQNGHNPANITEIGTAVDTKKYLNIPKRTKINAFHQVEKILSRYSDTVIGYSVKDIINNKLIDPDNPEPIIVAWKTKSLVNFLAENIIFLQPTRIIGRKRIEIGFKMVKKLFRHSQFVDKFKESEKLKLSILVTGPIPLGQFDYFEKVLKRFNILLEEIPIEFRERVNLAFMFSELDKESFKKRFENPIGIPELYNIASLILLPSKTEGRGLPIIEATATGVPIFCNRYYPEKVYSEVIGEHLPEKDRLRVIEFNGKKVKKSNIESITNHVFFPHKFIDEVEHNNKAVLKRYSIEALEKNIENILYKLYLQLKPNEQYLKYTIDATEEYNRIVNFVNDDLRFILNTKNRQYLAGYGKLSFMLKLKSLIDPSYFRVEEQEIKGIAFDFAKRLINSNPEKDKIPVEKLSEFYNAVDNIFYYKEGEYSIRHDHSFAYRHRNKKHYPYQDLTHQELLGLVNLLHIKIINPEIDNEPDSGAHFFTDWNLALSQLTSSDFIAIDDRERLVKMLKANLPMAYFPSKFVKYELEIFVLQPIRARMNLPLHIELTEDIVKKNHEIIAPVYILAQEFSLGRWSTADAIENYIINGKDNELRLLYKYSIVRIVKTKQLSVGIHFAQLGKSALQVLKSIKEKKGFIITNRRNAVVMTDIVDIDRFHIGRVSFKIAANILGIPEGSGYIQFVPAGVRTSLAYPTPVQTAKDFYDILNSDFYKELCNKIGEEKVLSEIKKDAETNGSPVKIVLEKLSKKKEKGKSVEYKFVSGIYKDKSPWNGAMAKIGKTEKKLQFSIISSTDKTKKVTSFINEFQEKTGKKAKIAWNGGYILNPELVGKLGLPESYIGSPLGLLISNNKLISAPLFNKPAFIVYNDGKIDIKKVNSSKGIIINDKDISIEINKDGYNLKNPQNEVCYYDLMYCEEYIKGNKRIIVRLAGNTIKEIIHTKINEDVKIIPVGLTISFPKDKFPKTWNKTEKELEIKIKGIDNILHAVEAGPMLVEDKKNCINMENEGWKTGFSIVTQAARLDFTDMRGPKIAIGIDKNGNLTVLTINGRIRESVGATHIDMADIMIKFGMEKAMGFDPGGSSTLVVEGKVLNISPYNSQYEKNVYSLPPEPRAVANAVIGYVDNE
- the hemW gene encoding radical SAM family heme chaperone HemW, translated to MAGIYIHIPFCKQKCYYCDFYSTTNLKLKDELIKSLIIELELQKEYLGKEIINTIYFGGGTPSVLNVNEIKKIIGKIYQIFQVNEKPEITMEANPDDLNLNYIKQLSKTHINRLSIGIQSFFNDDLKLMNRRHNANEAVRAVKYCQDKGFGNISIDLIYGIPDSTTNKWFINLQKSFELDIQHISAYHLTFEPKTVFTNWLEKGKIKQLNENISVEQYNLLISETKKTGFINYEISNFGKKNHFSQHNIGYWADKKYLGIGPSAHSYDKNTRYWNISNVSKYIQYLKNKELPNETEKLTTKTKYNEYIMTSLRTMWGADIKIIKEKFSIDILKKYQEINEKYLNTNKIIISDNKLILTDKGKIIADKIISEYFLWF